The following are encoded in a window of Ranitomeya variabilis isolate aRanVar5 chromosome 6, aRanVar5.hap1, whole genome shotgun sequence genomic DNA:
- the LOC143782134 gene encoding uncharacterized protein LOC143782134 — MCRADCKCVFNLQNHQDTAAAHQDTAAAHQDTATAHQDTAAAHQDHKTMSSSDSPPPQQQRVSEAESDEELSEGGETGGEMQVEEEPSAAAAAPAAAAEGSPRQSQSRRTRRHGRPSASQRAPAEEEDDDDDDIDVDCLIEEVREREPLWNMADRRHADTGVTRRLWDEVCRTLFPRRESLHPQQQSKLVGKVRKRWRSLRDRFKREFNDEMKAPSGSAGRKRSRYKYGQALSFLRQTMLSRV, encoded by the exons atgtgtcgagcagattgcaagtgtgtctttaacttacagaaccaccaggacacagccgctgcccaccaggacacagccgctgcccaccaggacacagccactgcccaccaggacacagccgctgcccaccaggaccacaaaacgatgtcctcttctgacagccctcctccacagcaacagcgtgtatcg gaagctgaatcagatgaggagctgtcagaagggggcgagacgggtggagagatgcaagtggaggaggaaccaagt gctgctgctgctgctcctgctgctgccgctgaaggctctcccagacagtcccagagtcggcggactcgtcgccacggtcggccatca gcttcacagcgtgctcccgcagaagaggaggatgatgatgatgatgacattgatgtagactgtctcatcgaggaggttcgtgagcgggagccgctgtggaacatggctgaccgcaggcatgcagataccggtgtcacccgtcggctctgggacgaagtgtgtcgcaccctgtttccaaggcgggagagccttcatcctcagcagcagagcaaactag ttggaaaggttaggaagcggtggcggtcactgagggatcgctttaagagggaattcaatgatgagatgaaggccccgagtggctctgcaggaaggaagaggagcagatataaatatggccaggccctctccttcctgaggcaaacaatgctgagcagagtgtaa